From the genome of Psychroserpens ponticola, one region includes:
- a CDS encoding M13 family metallopeptidase, whose product MKTNIKSILIVSVLAVFAFLGCKEEAKDETTMVEKIPGINLENMDKDVNPKDDFYNFVNGNWQKNTKIPEEETRWGGFGVLRKGTRADVLEILKTSKELGKYEEGTDQKKALLIFESQLDTVARDEAGIKPLLPVLAKIDGIKSIADMQTAEATTLGLATPFAGLGAGPDLNDSSMNTAWVGPGGTGLQRDYYLDQDDKSKEIREKYKAHVSKMLQFIEYSEADANAAAVKIIEMETQLVEPRLDKVAARDARNYNNPRSISQLQEMCPAIDWGKMISDLGIKKQIDTVLVAQPKYMSALSDFLNNTSIEDIKTLIDWTTIDNAAGFLTTEIERANWEFYAQTLSGAKKQRDAEERALGTVTGSVGEAIGQLYVEAKFPPEAKVKAEKMIANVITAFQNRIQKLDWMTDETKVKAIEKLDKFTVKIAYPDEWKDYSDLMVKEGNSYAENMMAIGRWALDDNLSDINEPIDKSEWGMPPQMVNAYYSPINNEIVFPAAILQPPFYNYTADDAVNYGGIGAVIGHEISHAFDDSGSRFDADGNLKNWWTPTDLEEFTKRGDALADQYSALEVLDSVYVNGKYTLGENIGDLGGVLGAYDGLQLHYAKTGRPENIDGFTPEQRFFMSWATVWRTLTRDDALRTLIKTDTHSPGMVRATQPLKNIDAFYEAFDIKEGDAMWIAPEDRVRIW is encoded by the coding sequence ATGAAAACTAATATCAAGAGTATTTTGATAGTTTCTGTATTGGCTGTATTTGCATTTTTAGGATGTAAAGAGGAGGCAAAAGATGAAACAACTATGGTTGAGAAAATTCCTGGAATTAATCTCGAAAACATGGATAAGGATGTAAATCCTAAAGATGACTTTTACAATTTTGTAAATGGCAATTGGCAAAAAAACACAAAAATCCCTGAAGAAGAAACACGTTGGGGCGGATTTGGAGTTTTACGAAAAGGAACAAGAGCTGATGTTTTAGAAATTTTAAAAACGTCTAAAGAGTTAGGTAAGTATGAAGAAGGTACTGACCAAAAGAAAGCACTTTTAATTTTTGAATCGCAATTAGATACTGTAGCAAGAGATGAAGCTGGTATCAAACCATTATTACCAGTACTTGCTAAAATTGATGGCATAAAAAGTATTGCAGACATGCAAACAGCAGAAGCTACTACTTTAGGTCTTGCTACGCCATTTGCTGGTCTAGGTGCTGGTCCAGACTTGAATGATAGTAGTATGAATACAGCTTGGGTTGGCCCAGGAGGTACAGGGTTACAACGTGATTATTATTTAGATCAGGACGATAAGTCTAAAGAAATCAGAGAAAAATATAAAGCTCACGTGTCTAAAATGCTTCAATTTATTGAATACAGTGAAGCAGATGCAAATGCCGCTGCTGTTAAAATAATTGAAATGGAAACTCAATTGGTTGAGCCTAGATTAGATAAAGTAGCTGCAAGAGATGCTCGTAACTATAATAATCCAAGATCTATCTCACAATTGCAAGAAATGTGTCCTGCAATTGATTGGGGCAAAATGATTTCAGATCTAGGGATTAAAAAACAAATTGATACGGTTTTAGTGGCTCAGCCGAAATATATGTCTGCATTGAGTGATTTCTTAAATAACACATCAATAGAAGATATTAAAACACTAATAGATTGGACAACAATTGATAATGCTGCAGGTTTCTTAACCACAGAAATTGAAAGAGCTAATTGGGAGTTTTATGCACAAACATTGAGTGGAGCTAAAAAGCAACGTGACGCAGAAGAGCGTGCTTTAGGAACTGTAACTGGAAGTGTTGGAGAAGCTATTGGGCAATTGTATGTTGAAGCTAAATTTCCACCAGAAGCAAAAGTAAAAGCTGAGAAAATGATTGCAAATGTAATCACAGCATTTCAAAATAGAATCCAAAAATTAGATTGGATGACTGATGAAACCAAAGTGAAAGCTATTGAGAAATTAGATAAATTCACCGTAAAGATTGCTTATCCAGATGAATGGAAAGATTATTCTGATTTAATGGTTAAGGAAGGAAATAGCTATGCAGAAAACATGATGGCTATTGGTCGTTGGGCTTTAGATGATAACTTATCTGATATTAATGAACCAATTGATAAATCTGAATGGGGAATGCCACCTCAAATGGTTAATGCTTACTATAGTCCAATTAACAATGAAATTGTATTTCCTGCAGCAATTTTGCAACCACCATTCTATAATTATACCGCTGATGATGCCGTAAATTATGGAGGAATAGGAGCTGTTATTGGTCATGAAATCTCTCATGCGTTTGATGATTCTGGATCGCGTTTTGATGCTGATGGAAACTTAAAGAACTGGTGGACACCTACCGATCTTGAAGAATTTACTAAACGTGGAGATGCTTTAGCAGATCAATATAGTGCTCTAGAAGTTTTAGATAGCGTTTATGTAAACGGAAAGTATACACTTGGAGAAAATATTGGAGATTTAGGAGGTGTACTTGGAGCATATGATGGTTTACAGTTGCATTATGCTAAAACTGGAAGACCAGAAAACATTGATGGATTTACACCAGAACAACGTTTCTTTATGTCTTGGGCAACAGTTTGGAGAACATTAACAAGAGACGACGCATTACGAACACTTATTAAAACAGATACACATTCACCAGGAATGGTAAGAGCAACTCAACCTTTAAAAAATATTGATGCCTTTTACGAAGCATTTGATATAAAGGAAGGTGATGCTATGTGGATTGCTCCAGAAGATAGAGTCCGAATTTGGTAA
- a CDS encoding NAD-dependent epimerase/dehydratase family protein, protein MSKVLIIGAGGQIGSELTYKLREIHGSNNIVASDINCSNLDIVNSGCFEILDAKDYDAIKNCVEKHTIDTIYLMAAMLSATGEKHPMMAWDLNMNSLFHVLNLAKEGFIKKVFWPSSIAVFGPTTPSINTPQHTIMEPTTVYGITKQVGERWCEYYHKQYGVDVRSIRYPGIISWKTLPGGGTTDYAVEIYHKAILDKTYECFLSEETKLPMMFMDDAINATINIMQAPSENIKIRSSYNLAAISFTPKEIFESIRAQIPDFSMTYNPDFRQAIADSWPKSIDDTTARTDWNWKHKYNLELMTKEMISQLEKKYASSEKMH, encoded by the coding sequence ATGTCTAAAGTATTAATCATTGGTGCTGGTGGTCAGATTGGTTCGGAGTTAACCTATAAACTACGTGAAATTCATGGTAGCAATAATATTGTTGCCAGTGATATTAACTGTTCAAATTTAGATATTGTCAATTCCGGTTGTTTTGAAATATTAGATGCAAAAGACTACGATGCGATTAAAAATTGTGTTGAAAAACATACTATTGATACCATATACTTAATGGCTGCCATGCTAAGTGCAACAGGTGAAAAGCACCCAATGATGGCATGGGATTTAAACATGAACTCTTTATTTCATGTTCTTAATTTGGCAAAAGAAGGTTTTATCAAAAAGGTGTTTTGGCCATCAAGCATCGCTGTTTTTGGACCTACCACACCTTCAATTAATACTCCTCAACATACCATCATGGAACCGACTACAGTTTATGGCATTACTAAACAAGTTGGAGAACGTTGGTGTGAATATTATCATAAACAATATGGTGTAGATGTTAGAAGTATAAGATATCCTGGAATTATAAGCTGGAAAACATTGCCAGGTGGAGGCACTACGGATTATGCAGTAGAAATTTATCACAAAGCAATACTTGACAAAACTTATGAATGCTTTTTGTCTGAAGAGACTAAGCTTCCAATGATGTTTATGGACGATGCAATTAATGCTACTATTAATATCATGCAAGCGCCTTCTGAAAACATAAAAATTAGATCATCATATAATTTAGCTGCTATTAGCTTTACGCCTAAAGAGATTTTTGAAAGTATTAGAGCTCAGATTCCAGATTTTTCAATGACTTACAATCCAGATTTTAGACAAGCTATAGCAGATAGTTGGCCAAAATCTATTGATGATACGACAGCGAGAACCGATTGGAATTGGAAACACAAATACAATCTAGAATTAATGACTAAAGAAATGATCTCTCAGTTAGAAAAAAAATACGCGTCTTCAGAAAAAATGCACTAA
- a CDS encoding tetratricopeptide repeat protein has protein sequence MNINSNISQEQLETIERYITNTMISEELNAFKTQLENNPDFKIQVNDTITLLKGIEAQSLKEQLNEFHKDIPKQELIKKTPKIHYLKFRKLVAAAAIIIALGSFWHFRPTSSERLYSKYFYPDPGLPTTMSNTSNFEFYDAMVNYKQGDYKIAIKKWKALPSKNDTINYFLGVAYLADKNEAKSIPLLEQSIQNKEFPLVSDAHYYLGLVYLKQGNIEKAKKNLKISNLKKSKTLLSEIKN, from the coding sequence TTGAATATTAATAGCAACATATCACAAGAACAACTAGAAACCATTGAACGTTATATAACCAACACAATGATTTCTGAAGAGCTAAACGCGTTTAAAACGCAATTAGAAAATAATCCAGATTTTAAAATTCAAGTAAATGATACCATCACATTACTTAAAGGAATTGAAGCGCAATCACTTAAAGAACAACTTAACGAATTCCATAAAGACATACCAAAGCAAGAGCTTATAAAAAAGACACCAAAAATTCATTATTTGAAATTTAGAAAATTAGTTGCTGCTGCAGCTATTATAATTGCTCTTGGCAGTTTTTGGCATTTTAGACCAACCTCTTCTGAAAGGTTATATTCAAAATATTTCTATCCAGATCCAGGATTACCAACAACAATGAGTAATACTTCAAATTTTGAATTTTACGATGCTATGGTTAATTATAAACAAGGTGATTATAAAATAGCCATAAAAAAATGGAAAGCACTACCTTCTAAAAACGATACTATAAACTATTTTCTTGGTGTTGCATATTTAGCAGATAAAAATGAGGCTAAATCGATTCCGTTATTAGAACAATCCATTCAAAATAAAGAGTTTCCTTTAGTTAGTGATGCTCATTACTATTTAGGATTGGTTTATTTGAAACAAGGTAACATTGAAAAGGCAAAAAAAAATTTAAAAATTTCAAACCTTAAAAAAAGCAAAACGCTCCTTTCTGAAATAAAGAACTAA
- a CDS encoding CHAT domain-containing protein yields MKQFFDCPSHTILFILIVGLSQFGYSQQDSISGIKLIDYYLVSNDITKADVELKKQIQAFQNNNSLDSLVGYPYYVGKVSLAKTNKITAIKTAEKFVEDINSKSNNLNVNYKTLLSLADFYDEVSESEKSLEVTEEALRIAKNIKNIKGDAIGKIRYNVGACLMSLSEVEKAKTYFIDALKDYESYDKTDPKALSDTNNAIGATMWMSSKLDSAKHYYSKAIKALDLIKEEDSIENLYLKTVIKSNISLLEYSNGDFEQAIHTQTAVINNYETVANNLLDDNIVSKAKRYQARAISNLAVFYHESGNLYKANEILKYSLEKKKKMQNTASDIATTLIQIGQSQLSLQNLDEAITYLNSGLQQLEKISKNDNYWKATAFHALAEVYSAKNNNLKAKEFYDKSETLFLKTLGDEYDKEFLSFLSNKALFLAKSNDTEKAVEASQKAYNYVLKNGEDNSYQLFKQISNLAETYYLSKDYKRSQEWVQRGNDYLDNNIKNNTSSIDSLILQLNKPNLILLNSKSEYYTSQSRNVSFYKNEIKKLDEALNLLEQRKETIFNSEDINVLLSDYKNITDYSKKLNLELFEINNNTEHLKRLIELHESSIYNRIRSRLNMRNNLSFLHIPNAVLEREKELKFSISNSLEDTTNFNTFLNANNNWTTFLDSLKLEHPKYYKMRYASIETSIDNLQTNIPEQTTVIRYVYVEDQLYAFLVNKTDYNLIKLNSEEISALIISLNENQINDERINDYLFTLYNQLWKPFEDNIETKNIIIIPDGELFNLSFETLTSSKTTSFEDIAENSLISKYNMSYNYSLLLINENQKAIDYTNDFIAFVPEFNKTMKDNYTMSITDSLALDKTYLHLLPQPFSVELAKEYSKLFKGKSFINENASKQLFTTEANEHKIIHIGTHAESNNLLPELSRLVFAKEASGKDNSLYTYEIYNQNLSSHLAVLTACETGKPTHQAGEGMISLAHAFNYAGSESILTSLWKIDEQSSTKIIKLFYDNISEGIPKDEALRLAKLDYIKTADGRTKHPQYWAGLVLIGDTTPIDLQTSSNLVFWIIGFVIVLLLVLALKRKRKS; encoded by the coding sequence ATGAAGCAATTTTTCGATTGTCCAAGTCATACAATTCTTTTTATTTTAATAGTTGGTCTAAGTCAATTCGGCTATTCTCAACAGGATTCTATTTCAGGAATCAAGCTTATTGATTATTATTTAGTTAGTAATGACATCACTAAAGCAGATGTTGAATTAAAAAAACAAATTCAGGCGTTTCAAAACAATAACTCATTAGACTCTTTGGTTGGCTATCCTTATTATGTTGGAAAAGTTTCATTAGCAAAAACCAATAAAATTACTGCTATAAAAACTGCTGAAAAATTTGTTGAAGACATCAATTCAAAAAGCAACAATCTTAATGTAAACTACAAAACCCTTTTAAGTCTTGCCGATTTTTACGATGAAGTTAGTGAAAGTGAAAAATCTCTTGAAGTCACTGAAGAAGCACTTCGCATTGCTAAAAACATAAAAAACATAAAAGGCGATGCTATTGGCAAAATTCGTTATAATGTTGGTGCTTGCTTAATGTCTCTGAGCGAAGTAGAAAAGGCAAAAACTTATTTTATTGACGCATTAAAAGATTATGAATCTTACGACAAAACAGATCCAAAAGCTTTATCAGACACCAATAATGCTATAGGAGCGACCATGTGGATGTCATCTAAGTTAGATAGTGCAAAACATTATTATTCAAAAGCCATCAAAGCTCTCGATTTGATAAAAGAAGAAGATTCGATTGAGAATTTATATCTAAAAACCGTCATCAAATCTAACATCTCATTACTAGAATACTCAAATGGCGATTTTGAGCAAGCCATACACACACAAACAGCTGTGATTAATAATTATGAAACAGTTGCAAATAATTTGTTAGATGATAATATTGTATCAAAAGCCAAGCGTTATCAGGCTAGAGCGATTTCTAATTTAGCTGTCTTTTACCACGAATCTGGAAATTTGTATAAGGCTAATGAAATTTTAAAGTATTCTTTAGAAAAGAAAAAAAAGATGCAAAATACAGCAAGTGATATTGCAACGACTCTAATACAAATTGGTCAGTCGCAATTATCACTACAAAATTTAGATGAAGCCATTACTTATCTTAATTCTGGATTACAACAACTGGAAAAAATCTCTAAAAATGATAACTATTGGAAAGCTACTGCTTTTCACGCCTTAGCAGAAGTCTATTCGGCAAAGAACAATAATCTAAAAGCGAAAGAGTTTTATGACAAAAGTGAAACGCTTTTTCTAAAAACTTTAGGCGATGAATATGATAAAGAATTTTTAAGTTTTTTAAGTAACAAAGCACTCTTTTTAGCTAAAAGCAACGACACAGAAAAAGCAGTAGAAGCTTCTCAAAAAGCCTACAATTACGTTTTAAAAAATGGCGAAGACAACTCCTATCAACTCTTTAAACAAATTAGTAATCTTGCAGAGACATATTATTTATCAAAAGATTACAAAAGGTCGCAAGAATGGGTACAACGTGGTAATGACTATTTAGATAACAACATAAAAAACAATACATCAAGTATTGATTCTTTAATCCTTCAGCTTAACAAACCTAATTTAATCCTATTAAATTCAAAATCTGAATATTATACATCGCAGTCACGAAATGTTAGTTTTTATAAAAATGAAATCAAAAAACTAGATGAAGCTTTAAATTTATTAGAACAACGAAAAGAAACGATTTTCAATTCAGAAGACATCAACGTATTGCTTTCTGACTATAAAAACATTACAGATTATTCAAAAAAATTGAATTTAGAATTATTTGAAATCAACAACAATACTGAGCATTTAAAACGCCTAATAGAGCTTCATGAGTCTAGTATTTATAATCGTATTCGTTCAAGGCTTAATATGAGGAATAATTTATCGTTTTTACATATTCCGAATGCTGTATTAGAAAGAGAAAAAGAATTGAAATTCTCCATTTCAAATTCATTAGAAGACACGACAAATTTTAATACCTTTTTAAATGCAAATAACAATTGGACTACGTTTCTAGATTCATTAAAACTAGAACATCCTAAATATTACAAAATGCGTTATGCAAGCATTGAAACATCTATAGATAACCTTCAAACTAATATTCCTGAGCAAACAACAGTCATTCGTTATGTATATGTTGAGGATCAACTTTATGCGTTCTTAGTTAACAAAACCGATTATAATCTGATTAAATTAAATTCAGAAGAGATTAGTGCTCTTATTATTTCTTTAAATGAAAATCAAATTAATGATGAACGCATAAACGACTATCTTTTTACATTATATAATCAACTTTGGAAGCCTTTTGAAGACAACATAGAAACAAAAAATATCATTATTATTCCTGATGGAGAGCTTTTTAATTTAAGTTTTGAAACCTTAACATCATCCAAAACAACTTCATTTGAAGACATTGCCGAAAACAGTCTGATTTCTAAATATAATATGTCTTACAATTATAGTTTGCTACTCATAAACGAAAATCAGAAAGCAATAGATTACACAAATGATTTTATTGCTTTTGTTCCTGAGTTTAATAAAACAATGAAAGATAACTACACCATGTCTATAACAGATTCATTAGCTCTTGACAAAACCTACTTACATTTATTACCACAACCCTTTAGTGTTGAATTGGCAAAAGAATACTCAAAACTATTTAAAGGCAAATCATTTATAAATGAAAACGCATCCAAACAACTATTCACAACAGAAGCTAATGAACATAAAATCATTCATATTGGCACGCATGCAGAGTCTAATAATTTATTACCGGAATTATCGCGTTTAGTTTTCGCTAAAGAAGCTTCAGGTAAAGACAATTCGCTTTACACCTATGAAATCTATAACCAAAATTTATCATCTCACCTTGCGGTATTAACAGCTTGTGAAACAGGAAAGCCAACACACCAAGCTGGAGAAGGAATGATTTCTTTAGCTCATGCATTTAATTATGCTGGAAGTGAAAGTATTTTAACGAGTCTATGGAAAATTGATGAACAGTCTAGCACAAAAATAATCAAGTTGTTTTACGATAATATATCCGAAGGAATACCTAAAGACGAAGCCTTACGTTTAGCAAAACTAGATTATATTAAAACTGCCGATGGTCGCACAAAACATCCTCAATATTGGGCAGGTTTAGTGCTTATTGGTGATACAACTCCTATCGATTTACAAACGTCTTCTAATTTGGTATTTTGGATAATA